A segment of the Aromatoleum aromaticum EbN1 genome:
CCTGGTCAAGAACGGCAAGGTCATCGATGACATGTGCGCGTGCGAGTGAGCATCGCGGTCCGGAACGAGCGCTGCGGCGGGCTAGAATGGTGCCTCCGATCCCTTTCCGGTGATACACGCAAAGCATGCGACCGAAACCCCTGCACGGCCTGCGAATCCTCGACCTCACGCGCCTTCTGCCCGGCCCGCTCGCGACCCAGCACCTGGCCGATTATGGCGCCGAAGTCATCAAGATCGAGGACACCTGCGCCGGCGATTACGCGCGCACGATGGGCGCGATGAACGGCGCGACGAGCTATTTCTACCAGGTCGTCAATCGCGGCAAGAAGAGCCTGCGCCTCGACCTCAAGAACGAGGCGGGGCGCGCGCTGTTCCTGCGCCTCGTGGCGAGCGCCGACGTCGTCGTCGAAGGCTTCCGCCCGGGCGTGATGGACAAGCTCGGCCTCGGCTACGCCACGCTCGCCGAGGCAAAACCGGCGATCGTCTACTGCAGCATCTCCGGCTACGGCCAGACCGGCCCGTACGCGCAGCGCGCCGGCCACGACATCAACTATCTGGGCTATTCCGGAGTGCTCGACCAGATCGGCGCGCCCGGAGGGCCGCCGGCGATCCCGAACCTGCAGATCGGCGACCTGCTCGGCGGCAGCCTGTCCGCGCTGCTCGGCCTGCTCGTCGCCGTCATCGACGCGAAGGCGACCGGGCGCGGCCGCCATGTGGACGTCGCGATGACCGACGCGGCGCTCGCCCATGCGATCTTTCCGCTCGTCGAAGTGCTCGCGCACGGCGGCGTGCGCCCGCGCGGCGAGGATCTGCTGACGGGCGGCGTGCCGTGCTACGGCGTGTACGAGACTGCCGACGGGCGCCACATGGCGGTCGGCGCGCTCGAGGAGAAGTTCTGGCTGCTGGTGTGCGACACGCTCGGCCGCCCGGACCTCAAAGCGGCCCACCTGGCGACAGGCACGGACGGGAGGCAGGCGCGCAATGAGGTCGCAGCGATCTTCCGCAGCCGCACGCAGGCCGAATGGGTGGACATCTTCGACGCCGTCGATTGCTGCGTGACGCCGGTGCTGCGGCTCGAGGAAAGCCTCGCGAACCCTCACATCATCGCGCGCGGCATGGTCGTTGAAGTCGGTGGTGTGCGCCAGTTCGCGCCGCCGGTCCGCCTGTCGGAGTTCGAGCCGGAAGCGGCGACGGCAGTGCCCGAGGCAGGCGGGAATAGTGATGAAATCCTTGCGGGACTCGGGCTCAATGCAGCGCAGATTGCGCGACTGCGAGCCGATGCCGTGATCTGACGCGGCCCGCCGTGCCGGTCGGGTAAGCGCAGGGCATGCAGCTGCTCCAGACCGGTGCCCGGGGCCGCCGGCTGCCTACTTCGGCTGCGTCGTCGACTTGGCCGTCGCGGCGGAAGGCTTCGGTTCGGCCTTCTTCCGCTCAGGCGGCGGCGACGGCTCATCGGCTGCAGGCGGCGTTCCCCCCATCAGGTTCCACGGCCACATCGCCGCCGCGGCGAACGGGTTGTCCCCCTGCTGGCCGGGATTTTCCGTCGCCTCGCGCGCCTGCTGCGTCATGGCCTGCATCGTGGCGATCGCGACGCGCTGCATCTCCAGCCCTTGGATCGTCATCTGCAGCATGTTCAGGTTCATCTTGAGCCAGTTTTCGACCGCCTTCAGGTCGGCGATCCGCTTGTCGAGTTCATCGACGTCGAGCGTCGGCGTGACCATCCCGGGCAGCGAAAACCCCATGCTGCTCCACATGCCGCGCACGAACTCGAGCGGATCCTTGGCTGACGTTTCTTTCGACACGGGAGTCTCCTGCAGCGGATCGACAAGCGCCGATCTTACCCTACTCCGTGCGGAGCGCGCGGCCTCAGAAGTCCCGCTCCGGGTGGGACAGGCGGTTGAGCAGCGCCCGCAGGCGCGCCGGCCGCACCGGCTTATGGAGCAGCGCCAGGCTTTCGCCCTGCGCCAGGCGCAGCGTTTCGGGGGCGGTGTCGCCGCTGATCAACGCCGCCGGGAGGTTTTCGCCGTATCGTGCACGCGTCACGCGGATCGCATCGATGCCGTTCGAGTTGCCGTGCAGGCGGTAATCGCTGATGATCAGCTGCGGTTCAT
Coding sequences within it:
- a CDS encoding PhaM family polyhydroxyalkanoate granule multifunctional regulatory protein; this translates as MSKETSAKDPLEFVRGMWSSMGFSLPGMVTPTLDVDELDKRIADLKAVENWLKMNLNMLQMTIQGLEMQRVAIATMQAMTQQAREATENPGQQGDNPFAAAAMWPWNLMGGTPPAADEPSPPPERKKAEPKPSAATAKSTTQPK
- a CDS encoding CaiB/BaiF CoA transferase family protein, with the protein product MRPKPLHGLRILDLTRLLPGPLATQHLADYGAEVIKIEDTCAGDYARTMGAMNGATSYFYQVVNRGKKSLRLDLKNEAGRALFLRLVASADVVVEGFRPGVMDKLGLGYATLAEAKPAIVYCSISGYGQTGPYAQRAGHDINYLGYSGVLDQIGAPGGPPAIPNLQIGDLLGGSLSALLGLLVAVIDAKATGRGRHVDVAMTDAALAHAIFPLVEVLAHGGVRPRGEDLLTGGVPCYGVYETADGRHMAVGALEEKFWLLVCDTLGRPDLKAAHLATGTDGRQARNEVAAIFRSRTQAEWVDIFDAVDCCVTPVLRLEESLANPHIIARGMVVEVGGVRQFAPPVRLSEFEPEAATAVPEAGGNSDEILAGLGLNAAQIARLRADAVI